A region from the Sandaracinus amylolyticus genome encodes:
- a CDS encoding cation diffusion facilitator family transporter, with protein MSAPSGEGDSLRVVIAALIGNLLIAISKFVAAFFSGSAATLAEAVHSVADTVNQVLLMVGLRRAARRPTLLHPFGHAVESYFWPFLVSIMIFLLGGAFAIYEGIEDLHALYAGHPEEPHGSRLWSYAVLGTSFAFESYSCFVAAREFQKMRKGRSVWETLMHAKDPTIPVVLMEDTAALLGLGIALAAVALSHVTGWTGFDAIGSLLIGCVLGGVAWVLARRTHSLLLGEAASPEDREQVEIIAREVPGVNAITQMLSMHLGPQHVLLALKVDFDRGLAIDGVEAAIDALESRIREVLPHMRFIFVEPDSDYLLERDPERPVPVRGFTK; from the coding sequence ATGTCGGCTCCGAGCGGTGAAGGCGACAGCCTTCGCGTGGTCATCGCAGCGCTGATCGGCAACCTGCTCATCGCGATCAGCAAATTCGTCGCGGCGTTCTTCTCGGGCAGCGCGGCGACGCTCGCGGAGGCGGTGCACAGCGTCGCCGACACCGTGAACCAAGTGCTGCTGATGGTCGGCCTGCGCCGCGCCGCGCGTCGCCCGACGTTGCTGCATCCGTTCGGGCACGCCGTCGAGAGCTACTTCTGGCCGTTCCTCGTCTCGATCATGATCTTCCTCCTCGGCGGCGCGTTCGCGATCTACGAGGGCATCGAGGATCTCCACGCGCTCTACGCGGGCCACCCCGAGGAGCCGCACGGCTCGCGCCTCTGGAGCTACGCGGTCCTCGGCACCTCCTTCGCGTTCGAGAGCTACTCGTGCTTCGTCGCGGCGCGCGAGTTCCAGAAGATGCGCAAGGGCCGCAGCGTGTGGGAGACGCTGATGCACGCGAAGGATCCGACGATCCCCGTCGTGCTCATGGAGGACACCGCCGCGCTCCTCGGCCTGGGCATCGCGCTCGCCGCGGTCGCGCTGAGCCACGTCACCGGCTGGACCGGCTTCGACGCGATCGGCTCCCTCCTGATCGGCTGCGTGCTCGGCGGCGTCGCGTGGGTGCTCGCTCGCCGCACGCACTCGCTGCTCCTCGGTGAAGCGGCGAGCCCCGAGGATCGCGAGCAGGTCGAGATCATCGCGCGCGAGGTCCCGGGCGTGAACGCGATCACGCAGATGCTCTCGATGCACCTCGGCCCGCAGCACGTGCTGCTCGCGCTGAAGGTCGACTTCGATCGCGGCCTCGCGATCGACGGAGTCGAGGCCGCGATCGATGCGCTCGAGTCGCGCATCCGCGAGGTGCTGCCGCACATGCGCTTCATCTTCGTCGAGCCCGACTCGGACTATCTGCTCGAGCGCGATCCCGAGCGCCCGGTGCCGGTCCGCGGCTTCACCAAGTGA
- a CDS encoding peroxiredoxin, whose product MTVRVQKPAPDFQAEGVRGLEFVDVKLSDYKAGGKLGGKDGKYVVLFFYPLDFTFVCPTEIISFDEKLEEYKKRNAEVIGVSVDSKFSHLAWQKVPRAQGGLGNVRYTLVADITKSISRDYGVLFEDGGDAGVAARGTFVIDKQGNVRHVTINDLPLGRNIDEPLRLIDAIEFFEKHGEVCPANWQAGQEGMKADPTGSQEYFKKHG is encoded by the coding sequence ATGACCGTTCGCGTGCAGAAGCCGGCGCCCGACTTCCAGGCAGAGGGCGTTCGCGGCCTCGAGTTCGTCGACGTGAAGCTCTCGGACTACAAGGCGGGCGGCAAGCTCGGCGGCAAGGACGGCAAGTACGTCGTCCTCTTCTTCTACCCGCTCGACTTCACGTTCGTGTGCCCCACCGAGATCATCTCGTTCGACGAGAAGCTCGAGGAGTACAAGAAGCGCAACGCCGAGGTCATCGGCGTGTCGGTGGACTCGAAGTTCTCGCACCTCGCGTGGCAGAAGGTTCCGCGCGCGCAGGGCGGTCTCGGCAACGTGCGCTACACGCTCGTCGCGGACATCACGAAGTCGATCTCGCGCGACTACGGCGTGCTCTTCGAGGACGGCGGCGACGCGGGCGTCGCGGCGCGCGGCACGTTCGTGATCGACAAGCAGGGCAACGTCCGCCACGTGACGATCAACGACCTGCCGCTCGGCCGCAACATCGACGAGCCGCTGCGCCTGATCGACGCCATCGAGTTCTTCGAGAAGCACGGCGAGGTGTGCCCCGCGAACTGGCAGGCCGGCCAGGAGGGCATGAAGGCCGACCCGACGGGCTCGCAGGAGTACTTCAAGAAGCACGGCTGA
- a CDS encoding UPF0158 family protein, with the protein MSRDDHDTRDEKPATAVAPGTPIRQVPIAWEALEDAFENNAPEVHSYLHLETGEVIRIVDGIADPQMHQRVMNDTTYLRVEPVSSREQYRWMERFIATVEESEFRDKLVQAIDGKGAFRRFKDVLMSYPVDRERWFAFRSERLRACMEGWLQAHAIEAVQRQQWRVPTADEVRPAAEESDKPARRNRAAIAEAHRRRLHELADQLPARELDAAVAFLEFLRERKHLPRPKAKGEGTVEAGADTTASSETSLDLASEPPPRGPNGANDERADEPQA; encoded by the coding sequence ATGAGCCGGGACGACCACGACACCCGAGACGAGAAACCCGCGACGGCCGTCGCGCCTGGTACGCCGATCCGTCAGGTCCCGATCGCGTGGGAAGCGCTGGAGGACGCGTTCGAGAACAACGCGCCCGAGGTCCACAGCTACCTGCACCTCGAGACCGGCGAGGTCATCCGCATCGTCGACGGCATCGCCGATCCGCAGATGCACCAGCGCGTGATGAACGACACGACCTATCTGCGGGTCGAGCCGGTGAGCTCGCGCGAGCAGTACCGCTGGATGGAGCGCTTCATCGCGACGGTCGAGGAGAGCGAGTTCCGCGACAAGCTCGTCCAGGCGATCGACGGCAAGGGCGCGTTCCGCCGCTTCAAGGACGTGCTGATGAGCTACCCGGTGGATCGCGAGCGCTGGTTCGCGTTCCGCAGCGAGCGCCTGCGCGCCTGCATGGAGGGCTGGCTCCAGGCGCACGCGATCGAAGCGGTGCAGCGCCAGCAGTGGCGCGTGCCCACGGCCGATGAGGTGCGTCCCGCGGCCGAGGAGAGCGACAAGCCCGCGCGCCGCAACCGTGCCGCGATCGCCGAAGCGCACCGCCGTCGTCTCCACGAGCTCGCGGATCAGCTCCCGGCGCGCGAGCTCGACGCGGCCGTCGCGTTCCTCGAGTTCCTGCGCGAGCGCAAGCACCTGCCGCGTCCGAAGGCGAAGGGCGAAGGCACGGTCGAGGCCGGCGCCGACACCACCGCGTCGAGCGAGACCTCGCTCGACCTCGCGTCCGAGCCGCCCCCTCGCGGGCCGAACGGCGCGAACGACGAACGTGCGGACGAGCCGCAGGCCTGA
- a CDS encoding serine/threonine-protein kinase — translation MNASLAVPDHPARIGPFPVVARLACGGMAEIFLARRTCVGGFERRVVVKRMLPHLARDPFLAHALSDEARIMARLRHPNVVAVEELGHDGASLYLVMEHLVGASLSAIARALRAEKQRMHPALAMHVVAELCAGLHAAHALRDERGRWLGLVHRDVSPHNVFVTTFGEVKLLDFGIAYSKESRQHAQGGVAPGKLGYMAPEQLTEARPDRRTDVYAAGVVLHELLTGERLFGRSSDAEIVNAVLEERVPRPSERVPGLAISREVEDICMCALARDPAHRFATAEQMRDALRAHLGPVPPELRDALGQLAIAHGPPELARTAPRAKESATVPAARSRGDAPPHSGIRAVMREPEAVTVPPATTRAPRRGRWLAAAVALAALIAGAVTLLAPRPAPGRVHVVIESVPSAVEVRVDDHVVGRTPLALELERDDAPLVLALESADHLVVSTPFVADADRTIRIEMPRATTITPH, via the coding sequence ATGAACGCGAGCCTCGCCGTCCCCGATCATCCCGCGCGCATCGGGCCGTTCCCGGTCGTCGCGCGTCTCGCGTGCGGCGGCATGGCGGAGATCTTCCTGGCGCGCCGCACGTGCGTCGGCGGCTTCGAGCGACGCGTCGTGGTGAAGCGCATGCTCCCGCACCTCGCGCGCGATCCGTTCCTCGCGCACGCGCTCTCCGACGAGGCCCGCATCATGGCGCGGCTGCGTCATCCGAACGTCGTCGCGGTCGAAGAGCTCGGCCACGACGGTGCGTCGCTCTATCTCGTGATGGAGCACCTCGTCGGCGCGAGCCTCTCCGCGATCGCGCGCGCGCTGCGCGCCGAGAAGCAGCGCATGCACCCCGCGCTCGCGATGCACGTCGTCGCCGAGCTGTGCGCGGGCCTGCACGCCGCGCACGCGCTGCGCGACGAGCGCGGTCGCTGGCTCGGCCTCGTCCACCGCGACGTCTCGCCGCACAACGTGTTCGTCACGACGTTCGGCGAGGTGAAGCTGCTCGATTTCGGCATCGCGTACTCGAAGGAGTCGCGCCAGCACGCGCAGGGCGGCGTCGCGCCGGGCAAGCTCGGCTACATGGCGCCCGAGCAGCTCACGGAGGCGCGCCCCGATCGTCGCACCGACGTCTACGCGGCGGGCGTCGTGCTGCACGAGCTGCTGACCGGAGAGCGCCTCTTCGGGCGGTCCAGCGACGCGGAGATCGTGAACGCGGTGCTCGAGGAGCGCGTGCCTCGCCCGAGCGAGCGCGTGCCCGGCCTCGCGATCTCGCGCGAGGTCGAGGACATCTGCATGTGCGCGCTCGCGCGCGATCCCGCGCACCGCTTCGCGACCGCGGAGCAGATGCGCGACGCGCTGCGCGCGCACCTCGGTCCCGTCCCGCCCGAGCTGCGCGATGCGCTCGGGCAGCTCGCGATCGCGCACGGTCCGCCCGAGCTCGCGCGCACCGCACCGCGCGCGAAGGAGAGCGCGACGGTGCCCGCGGCGCGCAGCCGAGGCGACGCGCCGCCGCACTCGGGGATCCGCGCCGTGATGCGCGAGCCCGAAGCGGTCACCGTCCCGCCGGCGACGACGCGCGCGCCTCGTCGCGGTCGGTGGCTCGCCGCCGCGGTGGCGCTGGCCGCGCTGATCGCGGGCGCCGTCACGCTGCTCGCACCGCGGCCTGCGCCGGGGCGCGTGCACGTCGTGATCGAGAGCGTCCCTTCCGCGGTCGAGGTGCGCGTGGACGATCACGTCGTCGGTCGCACGCCGCTCGCGCTCGAGCTCGAGCGCGACGACGCGCCGCTCGTGCTCGCGCTGGAGAGCGCCGATCACCTCGTCGTGAGCACGCCGTTCGTGGCCGACGCCGATCGCACGATCCGCATCGAGATGCCGCGCGCGACGACGATCACGCCGCACTGA
- the rimI gene encoding ribosomal protein S18-alanine N-acetyltransferase yields the protein MILLEEMRARDLDEVAEVARSGFEHAWTRDAFADELARDVARCRVARTEHGGPIRAYAVWWLVAGEQSLLTVATAPDARRHGLARALLREMLDEGRARGADACFLEVRPSNAPAIALYRSLGFERFDVRARYYDDGEDAWILRAPIADPR from the coding sequence GTGATCCTGCTCGAGGAGATGCGCGCGCGTGACCTCGACGAGGTCGCGGAGGTCGCGCGCAGCGGCTTCGAGCACGCGTGGACGCGCGACGCGTTCGCGGACGAGCTCGCGCGGGACGTCGCGCGCTGCCGGGTCGCGCGCACCGAGCACGGCGGTCCGATCCGCGCATACGCCGTCTGGTGGCTCGTCGCCGGCGAGCAGAGCTTGCTCACCGTCGCGACCGCGCCCGATGCGCGACGACACGGCCTCGCCCGCGCGCTGCTGCGCGAGATGCTCGACGAGGGACGCGCGCGCGGCGCCGATGCGTGCTTCCTCGAGGTGCGCCCTTCGAACGCGCCTGCGATCGCGCTGTATCGGAGCCTCGGCTTCGAGCGCTTCGACGTCCGAGCGCGCTACTACGACGACGGCGAGGACGCGTGGATCCTGCGCGCTCCGATCGCGGACCCGCGTTGA